A region of the Blastocatellia bacterium genome:
CATGGAAGATCTCCGGCAGATTGCCGAGGCAGCCCCCGGGCACTCCATGGAGATCGTCTACATGCGGTACAACCCGACAACCTCTCAGCCTGAAGGCTACCGTACAACACTGAAGTCCGTGCCCCGGAAGGCTCCGAGACCTCGAGATTGCGAGTCTCTGACGTTTCATGTAACACAAGAAGGCGGCTCGTCGGCCTCGTCCTGACAATAGGGGAGAACGATCCTTGTGCGTGAGGACAATCACGGATGTTGGCAGTTCGCCCTCGTGCTGATAATAGGGGAGAACAATCGCTGACCGCGTCGGCAATGTGAACCAATGACCGGTCAAACAGCGAAGTCTAGGGAGTCAGACCATTTAGTCCGTTGTGGGTGAGAGGTCATGAGAGTGAGTGAAAAAATCCTAAATTTCAGATCGCAGATTGACTCTCCCTTACACTTGGCTCGGAGCACCGTTTCCGGGGGAATTGACCCGTCAGGGAAGGGGCGATTCTTCGCGTGCTCCGGTTAGCGCAAGGTGTGCTGCTCGCTGAGACAGTCGAGGGAAGGGTGCCTGGAGATGAGAGGCCCCAAGTGATCTTCAGATAGCGCTCCGGGGGACGCTGCCCCTGAGCCTGGCACGAGTGTGATCACGCATCCCAGGCCGGTTACGTGCAGGGTGCTCTTGCTCGGCGAGGTCCGTATAGTCTTCTCGTCGGGTCTTTTCGTCTTTGTGTAGGAGGAAAAAGCCCGTGACTTATCGCAGGAAGGAAGAGCTGGCGGCCGTTTCACTTTTGGTGCAAGAAAATCTCCGAGTTTCAAGGTCTGTCGAGATCTCAAGATTTCATAGCCATTAATGCCACCATCTTCGAAATGATCACCTGAGCGCGGCTCTCTTGACAGCTGCGACGCCGCTTGGCTAAGTTCGATGCCTGGACCAGCGATGACGGATGAGTATCGAGAGGAATTCGCTCGCTTCAACGAAGCTCTCACGCGCGAGCATTATCTGCATTATTCCGGACAAAAATCCACGCTGGAACTCGAGCCGATTTACGACCGCTTTGGGCATCTGGTGAGCGGCGATGCGATTGATCGTCTCAAGAGCGAGCGCGATCGTGTCCCCGCTTCTTTCGAGACTGCTCGTCGGGGGTGGGATTATCTCCTCACTTTTGCCATCGAACATCGGCTTGAGCTTGACGCGCGTCCGCTCACCGAACAGATCGCGGCGTCCGAAGCTCAGGCCCTGATTCGCTGGGATTCCGAGGAGATCACGTTTTATCAAGCGGCGACGCGATTGGCCACGGAAGCCGATCCCCAGCGACGGCGTGAGCTGGATCGAGAGCGTCGCCAGGTCATCTCCCGCACAAACGAACTGAGAAGGGAGCGACTCGCCCGGCTCTACCGGTCAGCGGAGATGCTGGGCTATCCGAACTACCGCGAGCTGTATCGTCAGCTTCGCCCCTACGATATGGAGGCGGTGCTCACGCAGGCAGAAAAGCTGAGGGAACGCACTCTCGAACGATACGAAGCAGCTCTCCGACGCGCCGTGATCGAAGAGCTGGGGTTGCCTCCGGAGATGGCCGACCGCGCCGATCTGGCATTCTTCCTTCACTATGACCGATTCAACGATTTCTTCCCACGGGATGGTCTGAGAGCTGCCTATCGCGAGACGCTCAACGCCCTCGGCATTGACTGTGACGCCCAGAAGAATATTGAGATTGATGACGTCGAGCGACCGGGCAAGCATCCTCGCGCCTTTTGTGCGCCTATTCGGGTGCCTGAGGAGATCAAACTGGTCGTTCTTCCGGTCGGCGGACAGGACGATTATCAAGCGTTCCTTCACGAGGGAGGGCACGCGCAACATTTTGGCTGGACGGCCGCCTCCCTGCCGCCGGAATTCAAATATGCCGGGGATCAGGGACTGAGCGAAACCTACGCTTTTCTCTTCCACTATCTCGTCTTGGATCGGCGATGGTTGGACGAGGTGCTTCGCTTCGTCCGCAGCGATGACTTCCGTCAGGGGCTCGCGTTGCGCAAGCTTCTTTATCTCCGGCGGTACGCGGCCAAGTTCGAATACGAATGGAACCTTCACGCCGGGGGGAATCCGGACGAAGCGGCCGAGGATTATGCCCGCCGACTGACCGAAGCCACCGGCTTCCGCTATCCTCCTGAGGAATTCCTGAGCGACCTCGACGATGGATTCTACTCGGGCGACTATCTTCGCGCCTGGGCTGCCGAGGTCATTCTCCGAGATTACCTGAAGACGCGCTACGGACATCGGTGGTGGAAGAATCGAAGGGCGGGAGAATTCCTCATAGACCTCTGGCAAACCGGTCAGCGATATACGGTGGATGAACTGGTCGGTCATCTCGGCGTGCGCTCGCTCTCGTTCGAGCCGCTGGTGGATGAGATGCTCGATCTCCTGCGAGGGAAAAATAGATGACCGGGTCGCTTCGAGGACCATCGGTTCAATCATGGGAGACCGGTCCCCTCACCTCGCAAAAGAGCGTGAGGCCCCGTCTTCTTGGGCGCGTGACTGTTCCGCTTGGAGAGCGAAGCTACGACATCCTCATCGGGGACGGAATTCTCAGCGCCTCAGGGACGTTCATCGCCCGGGCTGTGGGAACGGCGATCACCCGGGTGGCCATTCTCTCTCATCCTCGGATTTTTCGATTGCATGGAGCGCCGCTTGTGCGGAGCTTGAGAGCCTCAGGCTGGCCGACATCGCTTCACCTCATCCCGGAAGGAGAGCGGTCGAAGACGCTCGCCACAGTTGAGCGGCTTTCCTCTTCACTGGTGAGAGCGCGACTGGATCGTCACTCGCTCATCTGCGCTCTCGGCGGGGGCGTCATCGGAGACATCGCCGGATTCGTGGCGGCGACGTTTCTCCGGGGCATCGCCTACTGCCAGATTCCCACAACGCTGCTGGCCGCCATTGACAGCGCCATTGGGGGAAAGACCGGAGTCAACCTCCCGGAAGGCAAGAACCTCATCGGGGCATTTTATCAACCGCGCGTGGTGCTGACCGATGTGCGTACGTTGCGAACGCTTCCTCGGCGAGAGCTGATGGCTGGCGTGTGCGAAGCCATCAAGTACGGCGTGATTCGTGACGGCGATCTCTTCCACTTCGTTGACCGGCATCTTCCCTCGTTGCGGGCGGGGGAGCCGGAACCGCTGGCCTATCTCATTCGTCGGTGTTCGGAGATCAAGGCCGAGATCGTCGCATCGGATGAGCGGGAGTCGGGCCTCCGTCAAATCCTCAATTTCGGTCATACGTTTGGCCATGCGCTGGAGCAGGTCACAGGGTTTCGGCGCTTCAAGCATGGCGAGGCCGTCGGCTACGGCATGATCATGGCCGGTCGGCTGGCCGTCGCGCTGGGACTCTTTCCTTCGGACCAGGCGCGTGAGATCGAGCGGGTGATCCGTCGGTGCGGACCTTTTCCGACTCTGAGCGATCTCACCCCCGGCGACATTCTCCGGGCCATGCAAAGTGATAAAAAAGCGCGCGGCGGTCAGCTCACCTTCGTTCTCCCCCGGCGCATCGGCGAGGTGACTCTCCGCCGGGACATCTCACCGAAAGCCGTGAGAGAGGCCATTCGCGGCGTGCTGAATGACCCCGCCCTGGGAGGCCGTCGCGGTCGCTGATTCTCCGCTGCGGAGCGCGAGTTTCGATGACACCTCCAGCCTTTTGTTGCCCGCCGATCAGGGATAATGGTTCGGTCTTCCCTTTCCACGATTACCACCCGTCTCTGTTCCCCCGGCGGTGAACGACGGGGCTTGCGTCAATCGCACCTTTCGGGACGGCCCCAGCGAAGAAGCCCTTTCCTTATGGTCTCCTGCCCATTCGGGTGTTTTTTCCGACTCCGTGGCGGGGGAAGTTTTTGCTTTCTCGTCAGGGGATCCGACGCCGCAACAGAAGGAGCCGAATACGGGAATCCGAGGAAGGGAATCTCCGATCCGAAACGATGGTCCACTGCGAGAGGCGAAGGTCCGGTTCCGAAAAGAGCGGCGACCGGTAGTCAATAACAACCCACACGCGAGCTTCTCGAGTCTGCTCCAGGTGGTCAGCAAGAGGCAACGGAGGTAGCTCCGCCGGAGGGAGGGCATGGACGATGGGCGTTGCCCTCAGTTCGTAGCGCAGACACCGATCCATATAGGCGGGATCAACGAGGATGCGATCTCCATGTCGCCACTCCGCCGTGAGAATGGATGCGACCGGCCGATAGTCGCTGTCGAATAACGGGGCGCGATAGTGCGCCTTCAGACCGAGCAGCATGGGCACGCTCAGAAGCCCCACGGTGATCCTTCGGCTCCACTTCCCCCGCAGGCTCATCACGGCTGCCGCGAGAAGAAGGAAGTAATAGGGGGTGATCATCGTGAGGTAACGCCCGAAATCCATGTATTGCCGGAGGGCCAGGAGAACTCCACAAATGAGGAGCACAGGAATGAAGAAGAGGGCCTGCAGGAGACCGGCTCCCGCCGCTGCCCGCGTCCCGCGCCAGAGAAGAAAGAGGCCGAGCCCGATGGCCAATGGATAGAGCGACAGATTCTCCAGAGCCCGCAGAAGCATCTCGGCATTCCACCGATACTCGACGAGATTCTTCAGGGCGTAGAAGACCCCTTGAGGATAGACGAACGCCCCCACCGACATCTTGCCCACGAAGAGGAAGAATTCCTCGATCAAGTCGGTGTGCTCCAGCGGCGGACGCCACTCCTGGCGAGGACGCGAGCGGACCTGATAGATAAACGTCATCAGCCAGGGCGCATAAAGTATCAGCACGCCAAGCTGCCACAGCACCCATCGGCGCACCGAGACCCAGGGAGAGGAAGAAAGCTCACGTC
Encoded here:
- the aroB gene encoding 3-dehydroquinate synthase — its product is MTGSLRGPSVQSWETGPLTSQKSVRPRLLGRVTVPLGERSYDILIGDGILSASGTFIARAVGTAITRVAILSHPRIFRLHGAPLVRSLRASGWPTSLHLIPEGERSKTLATVERLSSSLVRARLDRHSLICALGGGVIGDIAGFVAATFLRGIAYCQIPTTLLAAIDSAIGGKTGVNLPEGKNLIGAFYQPRVVLTDVRTLRTLPRRELMAGVCEAIKYGVIRDGDLFHFVDRHLPSLRAGEPEPLAYLIRRCSEIKAEIVASDERESGLRQILNFGHTFGHALEQVTGFRRFKHGEAVGYGMIMAGRLAVALGLFPSDQAREIERVIRRCGPFPTLSDLTPGDILRAMQSDKKARGGQLTFVLPRRIGEVTLRRDISPKAVREAIRGVLNDPALGGRRGR
- a CDS encoding glycosyltransferase family 39 protein: MKQDAALEERAVSGTRRDMVAWSLGMALLLALALRAYRLGARNLWFDEAWSWYISQHPIRFILEEGRSNIHPPLLPIVLKFWTALFGDSAAVLRLPSLLASVGIVAGAYWLGRQILSRPAALLVAFLLALSPHQVFYAQEARMYALVTALTLGAVLCYVRFLRREGLLPNLSKATVAFERSDIPGSSHPRRKSDMAGALGYMVSGALALYTHLFGMLVLAAVNLHFLGLIVHRGRELSSSPWVSVRRWVLWQLGVLILYAPWLMTFIYQVRSRPRQEWRPPLEHTDLIEEFFLFVGKMSVGAFVYPQGVFYALKNLVEYRWNAEMLLRALENLSLYPLAIGLGLFLLWRGTRAAAGAGLLQALFFIPVLLICGVLLALRQYMDFGRYLTMITPYYFLLLAAAVMSLRGKWSRRITVGLLSVPMLLGLKAHYRAPLFDSDYRPVASILTAEWRHGDRILVDPAYMDRCLRYELRATPIVHALPPAELPPLPLADHLEQTREARVWVVIDYRSPLFSEPDLRLSQWTIVSDRRFPSSDSRIRLLLLRRRIP